In Citrus sinensis cultivar Valencia sweet orange chromosome 2, DVS_A1.0, whole genome shotgun sequence, a single genomic region encodes these proteins:
- the LOC107175800 gene encoding uncharacterized protein LOC107175800, with product MGGSHHNKANNNGSRSSSSSSGKPYGLMLLLAFGPALLGVMVLHKLRERRIFTLLVKEKDSQLISLQLLFQKEREHGKEMKRKNEEMKVKLYSLRTQKMELDRRLLEMQSTIDSLKDEQKALESALEEKQNEIKMQREQIDASKENSQLIVLKEILKQRVAEIKDLRHQLEYRVNVWSVSADDPSNPRVSLTDTSNVLEKDKSESSSSKEAGGRLHDSAKFNDGENSTRIDDRSEKSVGATISREITVEPLEKQGISQDEGFKNGGGIQGKGINEGEGKRKNIGNSTEQIVDDQATVLKPRDDSSEVKGDLQHTITGEWESEKPENSQDEKQEVQTTSKGGMKLEVLDSRTRLKGKHGHVNRTKGRRWRAMAKNRVSENNGASSMSSRRFYRLDQDELRSRSEGQVSTEGLEKREGKETGENPQELSKAMDAKLLKVNPEDAKLMEKRDENADPNQQLQQQNAPDRECLRIKILMIQHLTFQLMQKNGSPMKINNQKKKPTASIKS from the exons ATGGGTGGATCTCATCATAACAAGGCAAATAACAATGGCAgcagatcatcatcatcatcatcagggAAGCCATATGGGTTGATGTTGCTTTTGGCATTTGGGCCTGCCTTGCTTGGTGTTATGGTGCTTCACAAGCTCAGGGAGAGACGCATTTTCACCCTCCTTGTCAAAGAGAAGGATTCTCAGCTCATTTCCCTTCAACTTCTCTTCCag AAGGAAAGGGAACATGGCaaagaaatgaaaaggaaGAATGAAGAGATGAAAGTGAAGTTATACTCCCTTAGAACCCAGAAAATGGAGCTTGACAGAAGGCTTCTCGAGATGCAATCTACGATTGACTCCCTAAAAGATGAACAGAAGGCTCTAGAGTCTGCACTGGAGGAGAAACAGAATGAGATCAAAATGCAGAGAGAGCAGATAGATGCAAGCAAAGAAAATTCCCAACTGATTGTTCTAAAAGAAATCTTGAAGCAAAGGGTGGCTGAGATTAAGGATTTGAGGCACCAACTTGAATATCGTGTTAATGTCTGGTCAGTAAGTGCCGATGACCCATCAAATCCACGTGTAAGTTTGACTGATACCTCAAATGTGCTAGAAAAGGATAAATCAGAATCTAGTTCAAGTAAAGAAGCAGGTGGACGGTTACACGACTCTGCCAAATTCAATGACGGTGAGAATTCAACAAGAATTGATGATAGAAGTGAAAAAAGTGTGGGAGCTACTATTAGCAGGGAAATAACAGTTGAACCTTTGGAGAAACAAGGAATTTCCCAAGATGAAGGCTTTAAAAATGGAGGTGGTATACAGGGAAAAGGCATTAATGAGGGCGAAGGCAAGAGAAAGAATATTGGAAATTCAACTGAGCAAATTGTTGATGATCAAGCAACAGTTTTGAAACCAAGAGATGACAGCAGTGAAGTAAAAGGTGATCTTCAACATACAATTACAGGAGAATGGGAATCAGAAAAACCAGAAAATTCACAAGATGAGAAGCAGGAAGTTCAAACAACTTCCAAAGGTGGGATGAAGTTGGAAGTGTTGGACTCTAGAACAAGATTGAAAGGGAAGCATGGTCATGTGAATAGAACAAAGGGAAGGAGATGGAGAGCAATGGCAAAAAATAGAGTTTCTGAAAACAATGGAGCGTCAAGCATGAGTAGCAGAAGGTTTTATAGACTTGATCAAGATGAACTAAGGAGCAGAAGTGAGGGACAAGTTTCTACTGAGGGACTAGAAAAAAGAGAGGGGAAGGAAACAGGTGAAAATCCACAGGAACTAAGCAAGGCGATGGATGCCAAATTGCTAAAAGTGAACCCTGAAGATGCTAAACTCATGgaaaagagagatgagaatGCTGATCCAAATCAACAACTGCAGCAACAAAATGCTCCAGACAGAGAGTGCTTAcggataaaaatattaatgataCAGCATCTAACATTTCAACTTATGCAGAAAAACGGTTCTCCAATGAAGATAAACAACCAGAAGAAGAAGCCAACGGCATCCATCAAAAGTTGA
- the LOC102616158 gene encoding uncharacterized protein LOC102616158, translating to MSTIAARQAALALARISSSRPSAQAGSLIHRRGLAGAADHHIPPKVNLWQDPMSPSKWKEEHFVIVSLSGWGLLFFGVYKFFTRGKGKKEEKPVEAAH from the exons ATGTCTACCATCGCAGCTCGTCAAGCCGCTTTGGCTCTAGCCCGAATTTCCTCCTCAAGACCATCGGCTCAAGCCGGTTCACTCATTCATAGGCGGGGTCTTGCCGGCGCTGCTG ATCACCATATACCACCAAAGGTTAATTTATGGCAAGATCCAATGAGCCCTTCTAAATGGAAGGAAGAGCAT TTCGTAATTGTCTCTCTATCTGGTTGGGGTCTACTCTTCTTTGGAGTGTACAAGTTCTTTACCAGAGGCAAAGGCAAGAAGGAAGAG AAACCGGTAGAAGCGGCACATTAA